TATCCTTCTTTTTAACGACATTTATTATAACGGGCTTAAATAATATCCAAATCCTGAACGGGTATGAATAAGTTTAATTTTAAAATCTTTATCAATCTTTTTCCGTAAAAAGTTAATATAAACCTCTACGGTGTTGGTATTCGTATTAAAGTTATGTTCCCATACATGTTCAGTGATCTGTTGCTTGGAAACGGTTCTCCCCTGTGCTTCGGCCAGATAAACCAGCAGCTGGAATTCTTTCAGGGTAAGGGCAATTTCATTCCCTGCACGGTAAACCTTCTGCTCAGTTTTATTAATGATCAGATCATCTACCCGAATAATATCCTGATCTGTGGTATCTGACGGCGCTTTTCTTCTTAGAAGGGAGTTCATTCTCAGTAAAAGCTCTTCAAACTGGAACGGTTTTACGAGATAATCATCTGCAAGACGGGTAAAAGCATCCTTTTTATCGGAGATATCGCCATAAGCCGAAATAATAATGATAGGCGTATTCTTATCAAAGGAACGAATAGTCTGACAGACATCAAGTCCATTTATTTTAGGAACATTGATATCGAGCAGATATAGAGCATAGGTATTGTTCTTAATCTGGCGGAGAAAAGTTTCTCCGTCATAGATCTTATCACAGGTAAAATTATTTGATTCTAAAAATCTGCAAAGCTCCGCAGAAAGAATAAGATCGTCTTCCAGTAAAAGAATATTCATCAAAATTTATTTTACACGAATTTAACGAAAATTTTATGGTCCCGGATCATCCATAAAAAATAGATAGACAGTTTTAATTAAATTTTAAGCTGTAAATGGAATAATACAGATTATAAACTCACAAAAGATAAAGGATCAGTTTCAAAATTTGGGAAGAATATTTTTTATTAATTTCTGGCTTGCAGGCATAAAAAAATCCCGAAAAAATCCGGGATGATAGTGAGCCAACTACGGGACTTGAACCCGTGACCTCTTCCTTACCAAGGAAGCACTCTACCGCTGAGCTAAGTCGGCATTGAACCAAAAAAATCACACTGATTAGCGTGATTTTCTTTGAGCGGAAGACGGGGGTCGAACCCGCGACATTCAGCTTGGAAGGCTGACGC
This region of Chryseobacterium vaccae genomic DNA includes:
- a CDS encoding response regulator transcription factor encodes the protein MNILLLEDDLILSAELCRFLESNNFTCDKIYDGETFLRQIKNNTYALYLLDINVPKINGLDVCQTIRSFDKNTPIIIISAYGDISDKKDAFTRLADDYLVKPFQFEELLLRMNSLLRRKAPSDTTDQDIIRVDDLIINKTEQKVYRAGNEIALTLKEFQLLVYLAEAQGRTVSKQQITEHVWEHNFNTNTNTVEVYINFLRKKIDKDFKIKLIHTRSGFGYYLSPL